TACTCGACAACAAATCTATAGTTGTGGCTTATGACCACAAGCGTGGTGAAGCTGAAAAAGGTCGTAAAAAATTCAGAAAAAATGAAGATAGAACAGCATTAGGTTATGGCGATTGCATTGATTGCAACCAGTGTGTATACGTTTGCCCTACAGGTATTGACATCAGAAACGGCACACAATTAGAATGTGTAAACTGCACGGCTTGTATAGATGCCTGTGATGACATTATGGAAAAGGTAGATTTGCCTAAGGGATTAATCCGATATGCCAGTGAAGATAATATCACTAAAAAAGCCAAATTTCAATTTACACCACGATTGAAAGCCTATACAGGAGTGTTAACAATATTAGTTGGTCTATTGGTTGGTTTACTTTTTATAAGAAGTAATATTGAAGCTGATATTCTACGCTTGCCAGGTCAACTTTACGAAACCACCGCTGAAGTTAATTTAAGCAACGTTTACACTTATAAATTGGTCAATAAAACCACACATCCTATGGATAGCATAAGCTTTAAATTGCTTTCTCATCAAGGTAAAATCAAGTTAGTCAAAGGAGATTATTTTAATGTCCCAGAAGCAGGATTGTCTGAAGGCACTTTATTTATAGAAATTCCAAAATCTGAAATTGATGGAGAAGAAAACACTTTGAAAATAGGAGTTTATAAAGGTGATGAATTGATTGAAAAAACCAGTACTAACTTTATGGGACCAAGGTCTTTTTATTAAAAACAAAAATTATGAAACTGAATTGGGGAACATCTATTGTTATTGCTATGGTACTATTTATAAGCTTTATTATGTATATGGTTATTACTATGACGACACAAAAAGCCTATGATCATGACTTGGTTGTTGATGAATATTATAAAAAAGAAATGACATTCAATGACAAGTTGCAAAAAATAGAAAATGGTAAATTGTACGCATCTGAAATTAAATTTACAGCTAATCAAGGAGGCTTACTACTTAATTTTCCAAAAGAATTACAAGATATAGAAAAAATTGATGTTTATGGCTATCGTGCTTCCGATAAAGATTTAGATTTCAATAGCTCAATAAAACTGAATAGCCAAGGAGAAACTTTAGTCAATCGACCATTAGATAGAGGTTTATGGGAGTTTACCTTAGCTTTTTCTCACGGTGGTAAAGAATATCTTATCACAAAATCTTTTAATATTCAATAATGTTGTGGTCGGCTTTTATATTAGGTTTGGTTGGGAGTTTGCACTGTGTAGGGATGTGTGGACCAATAGCCTTTATGTTGCCTGTTAGCCATGATCAACCCTTAAAAAAAGGCTTTCAAATCGGTTTATATCATCTTGGGCGAATTTCTGCTTATGCCATTATTGGTTTGGTTTTTGGGCTTGTTGGTCAAGGTTTTATCGCTTTTGGTTATCAACAACATATTTCAATTGCAGTTGGGGTTTTAATGATTATTTTGGTTTTGATTCCACAATCTTATATCAAGCCACTTGGAATTTTTAGACCTTTTTTTAGATTTATCAATAGCATTAAATCTGAATTAGGAAAAGCTTTGCACAAAAAATCTTACGATACTTTTTATAGTCTTGGCTTTCTTAATGGTTTTTTGCCCTGCGGGTTGGTTTATATGGCTGTAGTTGGTGCTTTCGCCACCGAAGGTTTTGGTGGTAGTGTGCTCTATATGGCTTTGTTTGGACTCGGCATAATTCCCATGATGACAAGCGTGGTTTACGCTCAATCTTTCATCAAAAAGCATTTACGATTTAATTATAAAAAGCTGATTCCTATAGCTGTGGTGATTGTTGGTGTTTTGTTTATTCTACGTGGTATGGGTTTAGGAATCAAATACATTTCGCCAAAACTTGACCCGCAAACTGAGCAAGTTGAAGCTAACATAGAGTGTCATTAGTCATTGCCCTAACACCGTTTCAATCGCTTCAGCTAATTCAAAATCTTTTTCAGTAACGCCATCAGCATCATGTGTTGACAGTGAAATATTGACAGAATTATAGGTATTAGACCAAGTTGGGTGATGTTGAAGGCGTTCAGCTTCAAAGGCAATACGCGTCATCGCCGTAAAAGCATTTTTAAAATCCTCAAACTCAAAACTGATGTGAATAGCATCGTCTTCATAAGACCAGTTTGGGAAATGTTCTAACTTCTTTTCAATTTGTTCGTTGTTTAATTTTTTCATAAAATATTTTTTATATTATTAGTTAAACCTCATAGGTTTTGAAAACCTGTGAGGTTTTGATTAAAATTATTGAATATAAACCGTTTTAATATTAGCAAATTCTAAAATACCTTCGTGACCCAATTCGCGACCATAGCCTGAATGTTTTGTTCCGCCAAAAGGCAGTCGAGGATCACTTTTAACCAGTGAATTGACAAAAACAGCACCGTCTTCAATTTGTGGAATGAGTCGTTTATACTTAGAATTATCTTTTGTAAACAGACTTACGCCAAGACCATAATTTGAATGATTGATGAGTTGAATAGCTTCTTCTTCAGTTTTAAAACTTGTTACAGCCAATAAAGGACTAAAAGTTTCTTCATTAAAAATCGGCATATCAACAGATACATTTTCAACTAAAGTAGGCTCAAAAAAAGTATTGTCTTGTTGACCGCCTAAGATGATTTTAGCACCCATTTCAACTGATTTATCAAGTTGAGACTTTAAGTTTTCTGCTATATCTTTTCTCGCTAAAACGCTGATATCTATTGTTTCGTCAAGTGGATTTCCAATATTTAGATTTTGGATATGGATTTTAATTTTTTCTAAAAATTTATCATAAATAGTATTGTGAACCAAAAGCCGTTTGCCCGCAATACAACTTTGACCTGTGTTTTGAAAACGGGCTTTTACACATATTTCAGCTGCTTTATCTAAATCAGCATCTTCAAACACCACTAGTGCATTGTTGCCACCGAGTTCTAAAACACTTTTTTTAATGGCTTTTCCAGCTTGACTTGCCACTATGCTACCAGCTTTGGTGCTGCCAGTTAAAGTAACTCCTTTAATCAAATTATGATTGATGATTTTTTTAATTTGGTCAACTTCAACTATAAGATGAGTGACTGAATGTGATTCAAAACCAGCGTCTTCAACAAGTTTTTGAATCATTTCACCGCAACCGAGAACATTTGGTGCATGTTTGATTAAAACACTATTGCCCAACATAAGATTTGGGGCAATGACCCTGAAAACTTGCCAAAACGGATAATTCCACGGCATTATAGCAAGAATCACACCTATGGGTTCTTTTAAGACGTAAGATTGTTTGGCGTCGGTTTTAATGGTTTTTGTTGTTAATAACGATGAAGCATTTTTAGCATAAAACTCGCATACCCAAGCACATTTTTCAATTTCGGCTACAGCTTCAGCTATTGGTTTCCCCATTTCTAAAGTGATTTGCTTGGCTAATTTGGTCTTGTTTTGTTTGAGTAATTCAGCCAAACCTCGCATTTTTTCTTCTCTATGTTTTGGGTTCTTGAGCTTAGATTTTAAAAACCTTTGATGAGCTTTGGTGATATGGTTTTTTATATCACTTAGATTTAAAGGGTTAAAGTGATTTAAAGTTTCTGATGTATAAGGATTTTGAGTTTGAAAAGCCATAAACTGTTTTATTTCAAATATAAATATTTAATAGGGCAAAATTGATAAAATTATGTCAAAGAAATCGCAGTGCTGTATTTAACTGTATTGATATTGAATGCACTTTGAGTGCTACTGATAAAAGGAATAGACGTTAGTTTTTCTACCATAAACTGTCTGTAGGCTTTAATGTTTTTAACATTTACTTTAAGCAAGTAATCATATTCACCACTAATATGATAACATTCAGTGATTTCATCTAAGGTTGAAATATCTTTTTCAAAATGAACTAAACTCTTTTTGGTGTGGTTGACCAATTTTACCATACAGAAAGTTGTAAAGGCTTTTTCCACTTTATCTAAATCTAAAAGAGCCACATAGTTGGTGATGAGTTTTTCTCGTTCTAAACGTTTTATGCGTTCATAAACTGCTGTTTGTGAGAGTTTTATTTTAGCGACAATCTGTTTTGTCGTCTGGTTGGCATCGGTTTGAAGCAACATTAAAATCTGCTTATCTCTTTCGTCAATTTTTGTCATGATAAATTATTTAATATGTGTTATTTAGGTTGTTAAAATTAGATATATTTTCTATAAATAAAAAAAAATATAGTAAATAAAACTAAATATAATAATATCTATTGTAAATAAAATTAGTTTATTTTAATTTAGTGGTAAATTATTTTTATCATGTCAAATCATCCCGCAGAACAAATTCAAGACTTACAATTTTTTGGTGAGTATGGTGGCGTCAATCCATCGATATCCGATAGTTCAACATACACATTTATGACAGCCAAAAGTATGAGTGACACCTTTGAGGGCAATACAGATGGTTGTTTTTTGTACAGTCGTCATACATCGCCGAGTAATCTTTACTTGAGTTCAGCTTTAGCCAAAATGGAAAACACCGAAGATGCTACAGTCTTTGCTTCTGGAATGGGAGCAATTACTTCTACGGTTTTACAAATCTGTCAACAAGGTGATCATATCGTTGCCAGCCGAACCATTTATGGTGGAACTTATGCGTT
This genomic window from Flavobacterium sp. CS20 contains:
- a CDS encoding FixH family protein — protein: MKLNWGTSIVIAMVLFISFIMYMVITMTTQKAYDHDLVVDEYYKKEMTFNDKLQKIENGKLYASEIKFTANQGGLLLNFPKELQDIEKIDVYGYRASDKDLDFNSSIKLNSQGETLVNRPLDRGLWEFTLAFSHGGKEYLITKSFNIQ
- a CDS encoding sulfite exporter TauE/SafE family protein, with translation MLWSAFILGLVGSLHCVGMCGPIAFMLPVSHDQPLKKGFQIGLYHLGRISAYAIIGLVFGLVGQGFIAFGYQQHISIAVGVLMIILVLIPQSYIKPLGIFRPFFRFINSIKSELGKALHKKSYDTFYSLGFLNGFLPCGLVYMAVVGAFATEGFGGSVLYMALFGLGIIPMMTSVVYAQSFIKKHLRFNYKKLIPIAVVIVGVLFILRGMGLGIKYISPKLDPQTEQVEANIECH
- a CDS encoding 4a-hydroxytetrahydrobiopterin dehydratase encodes the protein MKKLNNEQIEKKLEHFPNWSYEDDAIHISFEFEDFKNAFTAMTRIAFEAERLQHHPTWSNTYNSVNISLSTHDADGVTEKDFELAEAIETVLGQ
- a CDS encoding NAD-dependent succinate-semialdehyde dehydrogenase, yielding MAFQTQNPYTSETLNHFNPLNLSDIKNHITKAHQRFLKSKLKNPKHREEKMRGLAELLKQNKTKLAKQITLEMGKPIAEAVAEIEKCAWVCEFYAKNASSLLTTKTIKTDAKQSYVLKEPIGVILAIMPWNYPFWQVFRVIAPNLMLGNSVLIKHAPNVLGCGEMIQKLVEDAGFESHSVTHLIVEVDQIKKIINHNLIKGVTLTGSTKAGSIVASQAGKAIKKSVLELGGNNALVVFEDADLDKAAEICVKARFQNTGQSCIAGKRLLVHNTIYDKFLEKIKIHIQNLNIGNPLDETIDISVLARKDIAENLKSQLDKSVEMGAKIILGGQQDNTFFEPTLVENVSVDMPIFNEETFSPLLAVTSFKTEEEAIQLINHSNYGLGVSLFTKDNSKYKRLIPQIEDGAVFVNSLVKSDPRLPFGGTKHSGYGRELGHEGILEFANIKTVYIQ
- a CDS encoding Lrp/AsnC family transcriptional regulator, with the protein product MTKIDERDKQILMLLQTDANQTTKQIVAKIKLSQTAVYERIKRLEREKLITNYVALLDLDKVEKAFTTFCMVKLVNHTKKSLVHFEKDISTLDEITECYHISGEYDYLLKVNVKNIKAYRQFMVEKLTSIPFISSTQSAFNINTVKYSTAISLT